The following are encoded together in the Anopheles nili chromosome 3, idAnoNiliSN_F5_01, whole genome shotgun sequence genome:
- the LOC128727230 gene encoding LOW QUALITY PROTEIN: septin-7 (The sequence of the model RefSeq protein was modified relative to this genomic sequence to represent the inferred CDS: substituted 2 bases at 2 genomic stop codons), whose translation MSASTTPTTQQTGTTAVGVPPVPPVKPVLSSPGAYMANFQGVGAGSATGVVPPITAGIHGTNKTHEKPTIAARPIPPPKLPNYSSSFNKIDRDRNEFSKIDKAEREKVSXXMQEIESFLLATKREMFFKSESNSPSGPPPNPPVGLNNLNLANNNVIHNNSANAAGLDKHSSAAAAAAAGITNSVGTNNSSTASSVAAVTNNNHSGLNGSAATNGSAGNNNLTGGGGGGVNGLATTMANISLKEKRDALLNHHEGANGHHHHHHADVANNSKLANERHEKEKPVLKSKPKELDGYVGFANLPNQVYRKAVKKGFELTLMVVGESGLGKSTLINSMFLSDIYHAEQHPGPSKRIKKTVAVESTKVLLKENGVNLTLTVVDTPGFGDAVDNSNCWLPIVDFVESKYEEYLTAESRVHRTALPDSRVHVCLYFIAPSGHGLKPLDVEFMQRLCDKVNIIPVIAKADTLTPEEITLFKKQILNEIAQNKIKIYDFPDPLDEEEDSKVLKQLRSRVPFAVVGANAIIEIDGRKVRGRRYPWGVAEVENLDHCDFIALRNMVIRTNLQDLKDVTNNVHYENYRCRKLAGLGTDGKAKLSNNLCNIGTVNTNGTGWNPLAQMEEEKREHESKMKKMEAEMEQVFEMKVKEKKQKLKDSEAELTRRHEERKKALELQVRELDDRRKAFEQEKAEWEQQNGVTLDELRRKSLEANSKETASLASRSSDESKGRRVFGSLLRRHTSFGAPDAVRGVTGATGSTSTLVSANNNNGTVPPSPQDHNES comes from the exons ATGAGTGCATCGACAACACCCACAACGCAACAAACGGGTACGACCGCGGTCGGTGTCCCCCCCGTGCCCCCGGTGAAGCCGGTCCTCTCCTCACCCGGTGCCTACATGGCCAACTTTCAGGGTGTGGGGGCGGGCAGCGCAACGGGCGTGGTGCCCCCCATCACGGCCGGGATTCACGGTACGAACAAGACGCACGAAAAGCCAACGATCGCCGCCCGGCCAATACCGCCTCCGAAGCTGCCAAACTACTCGTCCTCGTTCAACaagatcgatcgcgatcgcaacgAGTTCTCCAAAATCGACAAAGCCGAAAGGGAAAAGGTTAGCTGATGAATGCAGgaaattgaatcctttttg TTGGCAACGAAGCGTGAAATGTTCTTCAAATCGGAGAGCAACAGCCCGTCCGGACCGCCACCGAACCCACCGGTAGGGCTGAACAATCTCAACCTGGCTAACAACAACGTGATC CATAACAACAGCGCAAATGCCGCCGGTCTCGATAAGCACAGTTCCgccgccgcagcagcagcagcaggcatcACTAACTCGGTCGGCACTAACAACAGCTCCACGGCGTCGTCGGTGGCCGCGGtcaccaacaacaaccacagcgGGTTGAATGGGTCCGCGGCCACGAACGGAAGCGCCGGTAATAACAATCTaaccggcggtggtggtggcggtgttAACGGGCTCGCGACCACGATGGCCAACATCTCGCTGAAGGAGAAGCGGGATGCGCTGTTGAATCACCACGAGGGTGCGAATGggcaccatcaccatcaccacgcgGATGTggccaacaacagcaagctGGCGAATGAGCGCCATGAGAAGGAAAAGCCGGTgttgaaatcgaaaccgaagGAGCTCGATGGGTACGTTGGTTTCGCGAACCTACCGAACCAGGTGTACCGGAAGGCGGTTAAGAAGGGCTTCGAGCTGacgctgatggtggtgggtgAGTCCGGGCTCGGGAAGTCGACGCTAATCAACTCGATGTTCCTGTCGGACATTTATCACGCCGAGCAGCATCCGGGACCGTCGAAGCGCATCAAGAAGACGGTTGCCGTCGAGAGCACGAAGGTGTTGCTGAAGGAGAACGGTGTTAATCTCACGCTGACGGTGGTTGATACGCCCGGGTTTGGTGATGCCGTTGATAACAGCAACTG CTGGTTGCCGATCGTGGACTTTGTGGAGTCGAAGTACGAGGAGTACTTGACGGCGGAATCGCGCGTTCACAGGACAGCGTTGCCGGATTCACGCGTGCACGTGTGTCTGTATTTTATTGCACCCTCCGGCCACGGGCTGAAGCCACTGGATGTGGAGTTTATGCAGCGGCTGTGCGATAAGGTGAACATTATACCGGTCATTGCGAAGGCGGACACACTTACGCCGGAGGAAATAACGCTGTTCAAGAAACAG ATCCTGAACGAAATCGCTCAGAACAAGATTAAGATCTACGATTTTCCGGATCCGCTGGACGAGGAGGAGGACTCGAAAGTGTTGAAGCAGTTGCGCAGTCGCGTTCCGTTTGCGGTTGTCGGTGCGAACGCGATCATCGAGATTGATGGGCGTAAAGTGCGCGGTCGACGCTATCCGTGGGGTGTTGCAGAAG TTGAGAATCTGGACCATTGTGATTTCATCGCCCTGCGCAACATGGTGATCCGGACGAACCTGCAGGATCTGAAGGATGTGACGAACAACGTGCACTACGAGAACTACCGCTGCCGGAAGCTGGCTGGCCTGGGCACGGACGGCAAAGCCAAGCTAAGCAATAA CTTATGCAATATTGGAACTGTTAACACAAATGGTACTGGATG GAACCCGTTGGCACAGatggaggaggaaaaacgcgAACACGAGTCAAAGATGAAAAAGATGGAAGCAGAAATGGAGCAGGTGTTCGAGATGAAGGTCaaggagaagaagcaaaagctgAAGGATTCGGAAGCGGAACTAACCAGACGCCACGAAGAGCGCAAAAAG gCACTCGAGCTGCAAGTCCGCGAGCTGGATGATCGCAGAAAGGCTTTCGAGCAGGAGAAGGCTGAGTGGGAGCAACAAAATGGTGTCACGTTGGATGAACTGCGCCGCAAGAGCTtggaagcaaacagcaaaga GACCGCGTCTCTTGCATCAAGAAGTTCCGATGAGTCGAAGGGCAGGCGCGTGTTCGGATCGTTGCTGCGTCGACACACTAGCTTCGGTGCACCGGACGCCGTACGTGGCGTGACCGGTGCGACGGGTTCGACTTCCACTCTCGTTAGTGCTAACAATAACAACGGCACAGTGCCACCCAGTCCGCAAGATCATAACGAATCATAA
- the LOC128724524 gene encoding endoribonuclease rege-1, translating into MTINIESVPTSASTQNQAGKSASSDDMATASSLNKATTPSSIELVSEVIDLSDDSDDQPTSSSRPVLPNVCIPLGYDIVMPRTTKYSCRKQSPTAKNETKSKVKPSSIPAPESPKKRMVVIDGNNVATIRKVFSAKRLEICLNYFKTLGHEVVAVVPQYRLNRSQSTDQMLLQKLYRQEEITLAPSKKLPGQFSNAYDDRLILAIAEKFDGVIVSNDYFRDLLDASPAWRHLILNRVLTFSWCRNEFFLTPDPYGQDRPSNDQILNGYSA; encoded by the exons ATGACCATCAACATCGAAAGTGTCCCTACTTCTGCTTCGACGCAAAACCAGGCCGGCAAGAGTGCCAGTAGCGATGATATGGCTACCGCAAGTAGCTTAAATAAAGCAACTACACCGTCGTCCATAGAACTTGTGTCAGAAGTTATCGATCTAAGCGATGACTCCGACGACCAACCTACCAGTTCCTCCCGTCCCGTATTACCCAACGTGTGCATTCCCTTGGGATATGACATAGTAATGCCTCGAACGACGAAATATTCCTGTCGTAAACAGTCACCAACCGCCAAAAACGAGACAAAAAGCAAAGTAAAACCAAGCAGCATACCCGCACCAGAGTCACCGAAGAAGCGAATGGTGGTCATCGATGGTAACAACGTTGCGACCAT CAGGAAAGTGTTCTCTGCAAAACGGTTGGaaatatgtttaaattatttcaaaacgcTAGGCCATGAAGTAGTCGCCGTAGTGCCTCAGTACAG GCTAAACAGAAGCCAAAGCACCGATCAGATGCTGCTACAAAAGCTGTACCGGCAAGAGGAAATAACGCTAGCGCCCAGCAAAAAACTTCCAGGCCAATTTTCTAACGCGTACGATGATCG GCTAATACTTGCGATAGCGGAGAAATTTGACGGTGTTATCGTATCAAACGACTACTTTCGAGATCTCTTAGATGCATCTCCGG CATGGCGTCACTTAATATTGAATCGTGTGCTTACCTTCTCGTGGTGTCGAAACGAATTCTTTCTCACACCGGATCCGTACGGACAAGATCGTCCCAGTAACGATCAAATCTTAAACGGTTATTCGGCCTGA
- the LOC128724523 gene encoding uncharacterized protein LOC128724523 gives MAAYIVVPVILFTMLAVWLLVYMYDKRFKNPLSSTQSTQPATTCTNVRQEGIVYTISNTPADGATNSNGATYPSSGGNIRIETDPRAPPPQYGYTNQNLIVVTTIPRDLPPSYDQATRTSLS, from the exons ATGGCGGCGTACATAGTTGTACCGGTGATCCTGTTCACGATGCTTGCCGTTTGGCTGTTAGTG TACATGTACGACAAACGGTTTAAAAACCCGCTAAGTTCCACGCAATCCACGCAACCTG CAACTACTTGTACGAACGTAAGGCAAGAGGGTATAGTGTATACAATATCAAACACCCCCGCCGATGGTGCCACGAACTCCAACGGTGCTACCTATCCGTCATCAGGCGGAAATATACGCATTGAGACTGACCCACGGGCTCCACCGCCACAGTACGGTTACACCAATCAGAACCTGATCGTTGTGACGACAATCCCTAGGG ATCTTCCACCGTCCTATGACCAGGCAACTCGAACTTCGCTCTCGTGA
- the LOC128725098 gene encoding glycerol-3-phosphate dehydrogenase [NAD(+)], cytoplasmic isoform X2 gives MADKVRVCIVGSGNWGSAIAKIVGANAKRLPAFEDRVTMYVYEEMIDGKKLTEIINTTHENVKYLPGHKLPENVVAVPDVVDAAKDADILIFVVPHQFIRGLGTQLLGKIKSTAVGLSLIKGFDVAEGGGMELISHLITKHLKIPCSVLMGANLAGEVAEEKFCETTIGCRDMKIAQTLRDLFLTPNFRVVVVDDVDAVEICGALKNIVACGAGFVDGMGLGDNTKAAVIRLGLMEMIKFVDVFYPGSKLSTFFESCGVADLITTCYGGRNRKVSEAFVKTGKTIKQLEDEMLNGQKLQGPITAEEVNFMLKSKGMEDKFPLFTAIHKICTGQVKPQGFLDCLRNHPEHMQTFS, from the exons ATGGCTGATAAAGTTCGCGTTTGTATCGTTGGTTCCGGAAACTG GGGTTCGGCAATCGCCAAAATCGTGGGTGCCAATGCCAAGCGGCTGCCCGCCTTCGAGGATCGTGTCACGATGTACGTGTACGAGGAGATGATCGACGGCAAGAAGCTGACGGAAATCATCAACACGACGCACGAGAACGTGAAGTACCTGCCTGGACACAAGCTGCCCGAGAACGTC GTTGCCGTTCCGGATGTCGTTGATGCGGCGAAGGATGCCGACATTCTCATTTTCGTCGTGCCACACCAGTTCATCCGGGGACTTGGCACGCAGCTGCTGGGCAAAATCAAGTCGACTGCCGTAGGCCTGTCACTGATCAAGGGCTTTGATGTTGCGGAGGGCGGTGGCATGGAGCTGATCTCGCACTTGATCACGAAACATCTGAAGATTCCGTGCTCGGTGCTGATGGGCGCCAACCTGGCCGGTGAAGTGGCCGAGGAAAAGTTCTGCGAAACCACGATCGGATGCCGGGACATGAAGATCGCGCAAACGCTTCGCGATCTGTTCCTGACGCCAAACTTCCGCGTGGTCGTTGTTGACGATGTTGATGCGGTGGAAATTTGCGGTGCCCTGAAGAACATCGTGGCTTGCGGTGCCGGGTTTGTGGACGGCATGGGTCTGGGTGATAACACGAAGGCAGCCGTCATTCGGTTAGGGTTGATGGAGATGATCAAGTTTGTTGATGTGTTCTATCCGGGCAGCAAGCTGTCGACGTTCTTCGAGAGCTGCGGTGTTGCTGATCTCATCACCACGTGTTACG GTGGCCGAAACCGTAAAGTATCCGAAGCGTTCGTCAAAACCGGCAAGACGATCAAGCAGCTGGAAGATGAAATGCTGAACGGACAGAAGCTGCAGGGTCCGATCACCGCGGAGGAGGTGAACTTCATGCTGAAGAGCAAAGGAATGGAGGACAA ATTCCCGCTGTTTACCGCCATCCACAAAATCTGTACGGGACAGGTGAAGCCGCAAGGATTCTTGGACTGCCTGCGCAACCACCCGGAGCACAT
- the LOC128727231 gene encoding uncharacterized protein LOC128727231: METIWENICTALEVSPELSEKWLAKLHAQYTEPHRHYHSESELIRRKVPHLLGASVCLQLATLFQYFHFEAEKDCMPRNCEVVTEFFTENKHLSKSLENNVKRLLGDPQADASELTEDDVQFFQDLDLLVLGTPPDEYKQYTEQLRAECTPEDVSSYDKMRLKLLQTLSRIPTIYLTKEFNERFEDVARANIEQEIKDLQVK; encoded by the exons atggaaacgataTGGGAAAATATATGCACAGCGCTGGAGGTTTCACCGGAGCTATCGGAGAAGTGGCTGGCCAAATTGCATGCCCAGTACACGGAGCCCCATCGACACTATCACAGCGAGTCCGAGCTGATCCGCAGAAAAGTGCCTCATTTGTTAGGGGCCAGTGTATGTTTGCAGCTAGCCACCCTGTTCCAGTATTTCCATTTCGAGGCAGAAAAAGACTGTATGCCGCGAAACTGCGAGGTGGTCACCGAATTTTTcacggaaaacaaacatttgagT AAATCGCTGGAAAACAATGTAAAACGATTGCTTGGAGACCCGCAAGCGGATGCAAGCGAACTGACAGAAGATGATGTTCAATTTTTCCAAGACTTGGACCTGTTGGTGCTGGG CACTCCTCCAGATGAGTACAAGCAGTATACCGAGCAACTTCGTGCCGAATGTACCCCGGAAGACGTTAGTTCCTATGACAAAATGCGACTGAAG tTGCTACAGACTCTTAGCCGTATACCGACCATTTACCTTACGAAGGAATTCAATGAACGCTTTGAGGATGTGGCGCGGGCCAATATTGAACAAGAAATAAAGGATTTGCAAGTGAAGTAA
- the LOC128725098 gene encoding glycerol-3-phosphate dehydrogenase [NAD(+)], cytoplasmic isoform X1, which yields MADKVRVCIVGSGNWGSAIAKIVGANAKRLPAFEDRVTMYVYEEMIDGKKLTEIINTTHENVKYLPGHKLPENVVAVPDVVDAAKDADILIFVVPHQFIRGLGTQLLGKIKSTAVGLSLIKGFDVAEGGGMELISHLITKHLKIPCSVLMGANLAGEVAEEKFCETTIGCRDMKIAQTLRDLFLTPNFRVVVVDDVDAVEICGALKNIVACGAGFVDGMGLGDNTKAAVIRLGLMEMIKFVDVFYPGSKLSTFFESCGVADLITTCYGGRNRKVSEAFVKTGKTIKQLEDEMLNGQKLQGPITAEEVNFMLKSKGMEDKFPLFTAIHKICTGQVKPQGFLDCLRNHPEHMTPWAKL from the exons ATGGCTGATAAAGTTCGCGTTTGTATCGTTGGTTCCGGAAACTG GGGTTCGGCAATCGCCAAAATCGTGGGTGCCAATGCCAAGCGGCTGCCCGCCTTCGAGGATCGTGTCACGATGTACGTGTACGAGGAGATGATCGACGGCAAGAAGCTGACGGAAATCATCAACACGACGCACGAGAACGTGAAGTACCTGCCTGGACACAAGCTGCCCGAGAACGTC GTTGCCGTTCCGGATGTCGTTGATGCGGCGAAGGATGCCGACATTCTCATTTTCGTCGTGCCACACCAGTTCATCCGGGGACTTGGCACGCAGCTGCTGGGCAAAATCAAGTCGACTGCCGTAGGCCTGTCACTGATCAAGGGCTTTGATGTTGCGGAGGGCGGTGGCATGGAGCTGATCTCGCACTTGATCACGAAACATCTGAAGATTCCGTGCTCGGTGCTGATGGGCGCCAACCTGGCCGGTGAAGTGGCCGAGGAAAAGTTCTGCGAAACCACGATCGGATGCCGGGACATGAAGATCGCGCAAACGCTTCGCGATCTGTTCCTGACGCCAAACTTCCGCGTGGTCGTTGTTGACGATGTTGATGCGGTGGAAATTTGCGGTGCCCTGAAGAACATCGTGGCTTGCGGTGCCGGGTTTGTGGACGGCATGGGTCTGGGTGATAACACGAAGGCAGCCGTCATTCGGTTAGGGTTGATGGAGATGATCAAGTTTGTTGATGTGTTCTATCCGGGCAGCAAGCTGTCGACGTTCTTCGAGAGCTGCGGTGTTGCTGATCTCATCACCACGTGTTACG GTGGCCGAAACCGTAAAGTATCCGAAGCGTTCGTCAAAACCGGCAAGACGATCAAGCAGCTGGAAGATGAAATGCTGAACGGACAGAAGCTGCAGGGTCCGATCACCGCGGAGGAGGTGAACTTCATGCTGAAGAGCAAAGGAATGGAGGACAA ATTCCCGCTGTTTACCGCCATCCACAAAATCTGTACGGGACAGGTGAAGCCGCAAGGATTCTTGGACTGCCTGCGCAACCACCCGGAGCACAT
- the LOC128724522 gene encoding uncharacterized protein LOC128724522 — translation MKLYEAALSAVSLNPSPIVGGESTTTSGLSNLIRSEFRTKCACEKIAVWGKVKIASTTTTSKAPLARTPSKAGTLFSETLTAALGKRKSKFKDITEELNQHINSEEKEELYQRPLFNADKIRRMMERIIEKQFDVDEEEMRYVYNPAKNLKMCQNISKQIKDRLKAMNFKRHRIISIATIVEKQQQGIHYKMKYILDPKLDDYVRLYHETPHFYIIATVLLVHKD, via the exons ATGAAACTGTACGAAGCTGCCCTAAGCGCCGTCAGCTTAAACCCGAGCCCCATTGTTGGTGGCGAATCGACCACCACGTCAGGGCTGTCAAACCTA ATCCGTTCCGAGTTCCGCACGAAGTGTGCATGCGAGAAGATAGCCGTTTGGGGAAAGGTGAAAAttgccagcaccaccaccac CTCGAAAGCACCGCTGGCGCGAACACCAAGCAAAGCCGGTACATTGTTCAGCGAGACGCTGACGGCGGCGCTGGGGAAACGGAAGAGCAAATTTAAGGACATCACCGAGGAGCTGAACCAGCACATCAACAGCGAGGAAAAGGAGGAGCTGTACCAGCGGCCGCTGTTCAACGCGGACAAGATTCGCCGGATGATGGAGCGCATCATCGAGAAGCAGTTCGACGTGGACGAGGAGGAGATGCGGTACGTGTACAACCCGGCGAAGAACCTGAAGATGTGCCAGAACATCTCGAAGCAGATCAAGGATCGGCTGAAGGCGATGAACTTTAAGCG CCATCGCATCATCAGCATCGCGACCATCgtggaaaagcagcagcaaggcATACACTACAAAAtgaagtacatcctcgatccgaAGCTGGACGACTACGTGCGGTTGTACCACGAAACGCCACACTTTTACATCATCGCCACGGTGCTGCTCGTGCACAAGGACTGA